In bacterium, the following are encoded in one genomic region:
- a CDS encoding carboxypeptidase regulatory-like domain-containing protein — protein MLRSASILLALLLCMTTLSWAQEPPRNLQAHVDVNGYVTLNWEAPVGGLTPSSYWIYRGDEDDTVPLKIKAQIYSATAVQWTDFEVEISKSYKYLVVAKYSSGQTGYSSIVAIEVLPPRSGLKIVSTAPSTALVGNEWVYQIRLANPARQNIEYKLHNAPPGMDPRNLADGTTYISWVPSSVGRFKVTLEAKDWYTNEQDYQEFFVTTAEHAGTIQGFVRTINSKPLANAQVTVKQWSSDLDYTTVTDADGNFTLDYVEAGKTSAHATSPHPDYKTQWYSNQVSIDNAARLPLAEGDTIRYEFYLLPKPGTRTGVIGRVYDDRGVELENAKVSIYAKENFIHIGDQPGTNTLDVGAEKEWRQSLVDTVVYTDFTGKYILSLPVGEDYYAVVEKPGYLNAFSGNVTNAMLAKAFHVGSTGASRTFNLPEAAPTVNTIYGKVSSKNTGVSKQATIVLIDSEMKRGAGGGHTYRKYKSVVTDSNGVYRFDDLEESPPSALLAIPMDTRLAPQYYHSNNGRLNFVESEEITPLGTMQDFDFELQEVVRNGIGVFYGQVILRVGSERIPVPGTLVFAQDNNTGDIMGFAVSDSLGWYSLPGLGQGDYLLFADNPQYSFHEVYSPAKPTESMPVEMAYTSPTSPSRTTLVNFYIDDERTTVDVDPFARPTSVELYQNYPNPFNPSTTIRFEVPQRQHVVLRVINALGEVVATLADESVNPGAHVIEFNAADLSSGVYFYQLQTEGALLTKRMTLTK, from the coding sequence TTGTTACGTTCAGCTTCCATACTGCTTGCCCTCCTGCTGTGCATGACCACGCTGTCATGGGCACAGGAACCGCCAAGAAATCTGCAGGCACACGTTGATGTCAACGGGTATGTTACGCTCAATTGGGAAGCACCCGTCGGCGGACTCACACCGTCCTCCTACTGGATCTACCGGGGTGACGAGGACGATACTGTTCCCCTGAAAATCAAGGCACAGATATACAGCGCGACCGCCGTGCAGTGGACGGACTTTGAAGTTGAGATTTCGAAGTCATACAAATATCTCGTTGTCGCAAAGTACTCAAGCGGGCAGACTGGCTATTCCTCAATCGTCGCTATCGAAGTGCTGCCCCCGCGTTCTGGTCTGAAGATTGTCTCCACTGCTCCCAGCACTGCGCTGGTGGGCAATGAGTGGGTCTATCAGATCAGACTCGCCAATCCGGCACGCCAGAATATCGAGTACAAATTACACAACGCTCCTCCTGGCATGGATCCCCGTAATCTCGCAGACGGCACCACTTATATCAGCTGGGTACCTTCTTCTGTTGGACGTTTTAAAGTCACTCTCGAAGCAAAAGACTGGTATACGAACGAGCAGGATTATCAGGAATTCTTCGTCACGACCGCAGAGCACGCCGGGACCATCCAGGGCTTCGTACGAACAATCAACAGCAAACCGCTGGCAAACGCACAGGTCACGGTCAAGCAGTGGTCCAGCGATCTGGATTATACCACGGTTACGGATGCGGACGGCAATTTCACACTCGATTATGTCGAGGCGGGGAAGACCAGCGCACACGCGACTTCGCCGCATCCGGATTACAAAACCCAGTGGTACAGCAATCAGGTCAGCATTGATAATGCCGCACGACTGCCTCTCGCCGAAGGCGATACCATTCGTTACGAATTTTACCTTCTGCCAAAGCCCGGTACCCGTACCGGTGTCATTGGCCGCGTTTATGATGATCGCGGAGTCGAACTCGAAAACGCTAAGGTATCGATTTATGCGAAAGAGAATTTCATCCACATTGGTGATCAGCCCGGAACAAATACACTTGACGTTGGAGCCGAAAAGGAATGGCGTCAATCGCTCGTGGACACGGTCGTCTATACCGACTTCACGGGCAAGTATATTCTCTCGCTGCCTGTCGGTGAAGACTATTATGCAGTTGTCGAGAAACCGGGATACCTGAATGCATTCTCCGGGAACGTAACCAACGCCATGCTCGCCAAGGCATTTCATGTAGGAAGCACAGGGGCATCCCGGACATTCAACCTCCCTGAAGCTGCCCCGACCGTCAACACGATTTACGGCAAGGTCAGCAGCAAGAATACCGGCGTGAGCAAACAGGCCACCATCGTGCTCATCGACTCAGAGATGAAACGTGGTGCAGGCGGCGGACATACCTACCGTAAGTACAAGTCCGTCGTTACCGACAGTAATGGTGTCTACCGCTTTGACGACCTTGAAGAATCGCCGCCTTCTGCGCTGCTGGCTATTCCCATGGATACGCGGCTTGCCCCGCAGTATTACCATTCGAACAACGGGCGCCTGAACTTCGTTGAGAGTGAGGAAATCACTCCGCTCGGCACAATGCAGGATTTCGATTTCGAGCTGCAGGAAGTGGTGCGCAACGGTATTGGCGTATTTTATGGACAGGTCATCCTGCGTGTCGGAAGCGAACGCATACCCGTGCCGGGTACGCTCGTGTTCGCACAGGATAACAACACCGGAGACATCATGGGCTTCGCCGTCTCCGACAGTCTGGGCTGGTACTCACTGCCGGGTCTCGGCCAGGGTGACTACCTTCTGTTCGCGGATAATCCGCAGTACAGCTTCCATGAGGTGTACAGTCCCGCCAAACCGACAGAATCGATGCCGGTAGAAATGGCGTATACTTCACCTACGTCCCCCTCTCGTACGACATTGGTGAACTTCTATATCGACGACGAGCGCACGACGGTGGATGTTGATCCCTTCGCGCGTCCCACGTCCGTCGAGCTGTATCAGAATTATCCGAACCCCTTCAATCCTTCGACGACGATTCGCTTCGAAGTGCCGCAGCGCCAGCATGTCGTCCTCCGCGTGATCAACGCACTCGGCGAAGTCGTCGCCACGCTGGCCGATGAGTCCGTCAATCCCGGCGCGCATGTGATCGAATTCAACGCTGCCGACCTCTCCAGCGGAGTATACTTCTACCAGCTGCAGACCGAAGGTGCTCTCCTTACCAAACGGATGACGCTGACCAAGTAG